In the genome of Epinephelus lanceolatus isolate andai-2023 chromosome 18, ASM4190304v1, whole genome shotgun sequence, one region contains:
- the LOC117268557 gene encoding uncharacterized protein LOC117268557: protein MNLKQRGYSFCVLLIYTITIISCQPSLSQPDARLIFHNDRSSVLTAVGITHSDNREDTEWIHRHSRLGEEARNLRGVNNRDTQIETTGGPQHTLKLKMASALTDKSLKTRNKLKRSEQEWMYTSFNPPNKDCTEGKIQHVVPGEFYISGQLEENPNVGYQSDSAAQVQAEGGQETTTDQRLSGSDESWQRLQPVVECGDDAMTLTVRRRRAVQLQLDRVNESSVPLSRLPPQCGYFVQTTWRDLSLMAQYDACHITVEDDSYVLPLLWRGTPVKMSCPVSQIQPQAAVPPSLCCSLYGMTVRVQGDSATEELRVNVRGEWTPLVVLAEQCGYTLDRRDAEIVITAPFVTCGIIVKDGKHTLSLQIGENTFTLACPISLPEELPLTHQPLANSHHHLTTWHMPESLESFPWAPPFYLAPPYYPHPTYHHKYPSPDGHDAFNPPSPSSVTPEPTSGPQPLHPYEIPVRESYKHFDVHSSLSHTDEEDSGGLYPDLQQKQETPVFGVSDGHGAAHAPSSDTGLPTQAEPPPLQPPSHAFNPYYHYYHHPKIPLPGPTPDRDPKSLTNAHNPEQPVLPADVQQSEALHRVNSQQLLQPVPEAASHPYTAPPKASAPQTPHPPQPYPYHYYYFPHVAKGEAKRVAPLSSDKAAETKLSSSTLVHPQPRSSQVHDQYYLNPDIDQPDEVIDYPKNIHPLLSEEELHEKKRHSAPVTPAVQAPLPISSNPPGADTIRPLPPKQPSFPTPSPIHNLPANPYYHHPYYHYYQMYYGPESLPSADSRVSPPPPPPQEALDPLLEASPSTPPPHRKHQTTAPPTKSMYNVHNGPIHPYYYYYHHYFQPEASVQELHPAGSMNPEKASTSESPPPSDYRGMDWQVHAAEAGYPSIPQLLHSSVYSLDSHYVTQQHPYVPFGHPGGEEAEDRQDNKMKDQLQAGPYTPSAALPCGLGLVSDSDCSMSLGCCSYPVNDCTVGQHLVFAVPDSVVEPTVALPAHPTEASNVSCTLQKLTSDPHIYTVPLDGCGVNKQVFGQTVVHLLEVHGVHALQDNSPVRLMVECSSSLGSPGEVRLHVLDQPPPPPLQSPPATVTVQLRIATDYSFTSFHPEAHLPLSFLRGTPVYVEVSLLEAPEPGLVLLVHSCVAYTQAPYTSWMLVYDGCPSRSDSQLLPSPHSDPHHIRRILISGFLSLPSESPSYMTEGGQPHLEDPEIYFLCLTEVCSAADGDCTVGCINSPSSDV from the exons ATGAATTTGAAACAAAGAGGATACAGCTTCTGTGTCCTTCTCATTTACACCATCACAATAATATCTTGTCAGCCCTCTTTATCACAACCTGACGCCCGTTTGATTTTTCATAATGACCGGAGCAGCGTTTTAACGGCTGTAGGCATCACCCACTCCGATAACCGAGAGGACACAGAGTGGATACACCGTCACTCAAGGCTGGGAGAAGAGGCGAGGAACCTCCGGGGCGTTAacaacagggacacacagaTAGAAACCACCGGAGGGCctcaacacacactcaaactCAAAATGGCGTCAGCTTTAACTGATaaaagcctcaaaaccagaaacAAACTGAAGAGAAGCGAGCAGGAGTGGATGTATACGTCATTTAATCCTCCAAATAAAGACTGCACTGAAGGGAAGATCCAACATGTCGTCCCTGGAGAGTTTTACATCTCAGGTCAACTTGAAGAGAATCCTAATGTGGGATATCAGTCTGATTCTGCTGCTCAAG TCCAGGCTGAGGGAGGCCAGGAGACCACCACAGATCAGCGGCTCAGCGGCTCAGACGAGAGCTGGCAGAGGCTGCAGCCTGTGGTGGAGTGTGGAGACGACGCCATGACCCTCACTGTCAGGAGGAGACGAGCTGTGCAACTACAGCTGGACCGAG tgaaTGAGTCATCCGTGCCCCTGTCCAGGCTGCCACCTCAGTGTGGTTACTTTGTTCAGACCACATGGAGAGACCTCAGTCTGATGGCTCAATATGATGCCTGCCACATCACAGTGGAG GACGACAGCTATGTGTTGCCTCTGCTGTGGAGAGGGACTCCAGTCAAGATGTCCTGCCCAGTGTCTCAGATCCAGCCTCAGGCTGCGGTCCCgccctccctctgctgctccctGTATGGTATGACTGTCAGAGTGCAGGGAGACTCTGCTACAGAGGAGCTGAGGGTGAACG TCAGAGGAGAGTGGACCCCTCTAGTGGTGTTGGCTGAGCAGTGTGGCTACACTTTGGACAGACGAGACGCAGAGATCGTAATCACTGCTCCATTCGTGACATGTGGCATCATAGTAAAG GAtggaaaacacacactttctcttcAGATAGGAGAgaacacattcacactggcCTGTCCCATATCTCTGCCTGAAGAACTCCCACTGACCCATCAGCCTCTGGCCAACAGCCATCATCATCTAACCACATGGCACATGCCAGAATCCCTGGAGTCTTTTCCCTGGGCTCCACCTTTCTACCTGGCCCCGCCTTACTACCCCCACCCTACATATCACCACAAGTATCCAAGTCCTGATGGACACGATGCGTTTAACCCTCCTTCTCCCTCATCTGTGACTCCTGAGCCTACATCTGGTCCCCAGCCTCTCCATCCTTATGAAATTCCTGTGAGGGAGTCTTATAAACATTTTGATGTCCACAGTTCTCTGTCACATACAGATGAGGAGGATTCAGGTGGTTTGTATCCAGATCTGCAACAAAAGCAAGAAACTCCAGTCTTTGGTGTGTCTGACGGCCACGGTGCTGCTCACGCCCCCTCCTCGGATACAGGCCTTCCTACTCAAGCTGAACCACCTCCTCTCCAGCCCCCCAGCCATGCCTTCAATCCATACTATCACTACTACCATCACCCTAAAATCCCTCTTCCTGGTCCAACTCCAGATCGTGATCCAAAGTCTTTAACAAATGCTCACAACCCTGAACAGCCAGTGTTACCCGCTGACGTGCAGCAGTCTGAGGCTCTCCACAGAGTCAACTCACAGCAGCTCCTTCAGCCGGTGCCTGAGGCCGCCTCTCATCCTTACACTGCTCCTCCCAAAGCCTCTGCACCTCAGACACCTCATCCTCCACAGCCCTATCCATACCACTACTATTACTTTCCACATGTTGCTAAAGGCGAGGCTAAAAGAGTGGCTCCTCTCAGCTCTGACAAAGCTGCAGAAACTAAATTATCGTCGAGCACCTTGGTTCATCCGCAGCCTCGCTCGTCACAAGTGCACGACCAATACTACTTAAATCCTGACATAGATCAGCCAGATGAGGTGATTGATTATCCTAAAAATATCCACCCACTTTTATCTGAAGAAGAGCTGCATGAAAAGAAGAGACACTCTGCTCCTGTGACTCCTGCAGTCCAAGCTCCCCTCCCTATCAGTAGTAATCCTCCTGGAGCAGACACTATTAGACCTCTACCTCCTAAACAACCCTCGTTCCCCACTCCATCACCCATCCATAATCTCCCTGCTAACCCGTACTACCACCACCCTTATTATCACTACTATCAGATGTATTATGGACCTGAGAGTTTACCCAGTGCTGACAGTCGTGtgtctccacctccacctccacctcaagAAGCTTTGGACCCTTTGCTTGAAGCATCTCCCTCCACACCACCGCCCCATCGCAAACATCAAACCACTGCTCCACCCACAAAATCAATGTACAATGTTCACAACGGCCCCATTCATCCATACTACTATTATTACCACCACTACTTCCAGCCTGAAGCATCCGTGCAGGAACTACACCCTGCAGGCAGTATGAACCCTGAGAAAGCATCAACATCAGAATCTCCGCCTCCATCTGACTACAGGGGGATGGACTGGCAGGTTCATGCTGCTGAGGCAGGATATCCCAGCATCCCTCAGCTGCTGCACAGCTCCGTGTATAGCCTCGATTCCCATTATGTCACTCAGCAACATCCATATGTTCCCTTTGGGCATCCTGgtggagaagaagcagaagacagGCAGGATAATAAAATGAAAG ATCAGCTCCAGGCTGGTCCGTACACTCCCTCTGCTGCCTTGCCCTGTGGCCTTGGCCTTGTGTCAGACTCTGACTGCAGCATGTCTTTAGGCTGCTGCTCGTACCCTGTGAACG ACTGTACAGTGGGACAGCATTTAGTCTTTGCGGTGCCCGACTCTGTGGTGGAGCCCACAGTGGCCCTGCCTGCTCATCCCACTGAGGCCAGTAATGTGTCCTGCACGCTGCAgaagctgacctctgacccgcACATCTACACTGTCCCGCTGGACGGCTGTGGAGTAAACAAACAA GTGTTTGGTCAGACAGTGGTTCATCTGTTGGAGGTCCATGGTGTCCACGCTCTGCAGGACAACTCTCCTGTCAG GTTGATGGTGGAATGTAGTTCCTCTCTAGGTTCTCCAGGTGAAGTGAGGCTCCATGTGTTGGAtcaacctcctccacctccccttcAGTCTCCACCagccactgtcactgtgcagTTGAGAATTGCCACAG ACTACTCCTTCACCAGCTTCCACCCTGAGGCTCACCTTCCTCTCAGCTTCCTGCGAGGCACACCTGTTTATGTGGAGGTGAGCCTGCTGGAGGCCCCAGAGCCCGGACTGGTGCTGCTGGTTCACTCCTGCGTGGCTTACACTCAGGCTCCGTACACCAGCTGGATGCTGGTTTATGACGG CTGTCCCAGCCGGAGTGATTCACAGCTGCTTCCTTCCCCACACTCTGATCCCCACCACATCCGGAGGATCTTAATCTCTGGCTTCCTGTCCCTGCCCTCAGAAAGTCCCTCCTATATGACTGAAGGAGGACAGCCTCACCTGGAGGACCCTGAG ATCTACTTCCTGTGTTTGACAGAAGTGTGCTCTGCTGCAGATGGTGACTGCACCGTCGGCTGCATCAACA GTCCCAGCAGTGACGTGTGA